The following are from one region of the Magallana gigas chromosome 6, xbMagGiga1.1, whole genome shotgun sequence genome:
- the LOC105325831 gene encoding 2-oxo-4-hydroxy-4-carboxy-5-ureidoimidazoline decarboxylase: MGDNPLSIHIVNKMGYEEFIKCFGNVVEHCSLCAAAVWRERPFRDAENMASCFGDFIDRLPISGKEGILRLHPDLAGRLAQAGQLTSESTREQASAGLNTMTEEERQRMANLNKKYKHKFGFPFVICARENKKDAILRGLEERLENAPQTEAITGANEVKKICRLRLLDLVRPDSQLNSPL, from the exons ATGGGCGATAACCCACTTTCAATTCATATCGTCAACAAGATGGGTTATGAAGAATTCATCAAGTGTTTCGGTAACGTCGTAGAGCACTGTAGCCTCTGTGCCGCCGCAGTATGGAGGGAACGCCCATTTCGCGATGCTGAAAACATGGCCAGCTGTTTTGGTGATTTTATTGATCGGTTGCCAATAAGTg GCAAGGAGGGAATTCTTCGTCTGCATCCTGACCTCGCGGGAAGACTGGCGCAGGCAGGTCAGCTGACGTCAGAGTCTACCCGAGAGCAGGCCAGCGCGGGGCTCAACACGATGACGGAGGAAGAGCGACAACGGATGGCCAATCTAAACAAGAAATACAAACATAAATTTGGCTTCCCGTTTGTTATATGTGCCAGAGAAAATAAAAAGGATGCCATTCTCAGAGGACTGGAAGAGAGGCTGGAGAACGCGCCTCAGACCGAGGCTATCACAGGGGCCAACGAGGTCAAGAAGATCTGTCGCCTCCGTTTACTGGACTTGGTGAGACCAGACAGTCAGCTGAACAGTCCGCTGTAG